ATGATAGAGATTCAAACAAGCTGACCATTGGCAAGTGATTAGCCTCAAAACCTCGAACTATTAGACTTAAACTATGGACAGTTAGGCTTAAAATAGTCAGCCAGTATCCATAATTACTCCATCTTTCTCTTTTTGAGTATAAAAAAATAAGATAAATAATAGTTGAAATGGAATATAAAACAAAGGCAAGGTTAAAAAATAATAGATTAAGCAATATTAATCCTCCTTATAAAATAAAGAACGCTTTCGGATAAAATTTACCCTTATTCCAAAGAGAGATTAATCCACAGATTACGCAGATGATACAGATTTTTTTATCACACAAGCACAGAAGTTTGGGAACACGGAATTTTCCTGGTTTTTTGTGTCTTTGTGCCTTCGTGGTGAGCATTTTTAAGGGAAAGTAGTTTTTCCCAGAATAGTTTTCTTTCTTCTTCATCTTTATATTCAACCTTAATCTTATTTCGTAATTTGCCCAATGAATCTACTAATGCTTCATATTCAGTGCCATAAATAATTTCGAGGTCTTCTTTAATCTTTCTGGCTAATGCTGGACTTTTGCCACTTGTTGAGACACTAATAATTAAATCTCCCCTTACCATTGTTGCTGGAACAATAAAATTACACATTTCAGGAGAATCAACAACATTTATTAATAAATTTAATTTATTAGCATCCCCAGCAATTTTAGCATTAAATTGTTTATCATTAGTAGCGGCAATAACTAAAA
This portion of the bacterium genome encodes:
- a CDS encoding bifunctional precorrin-2 dehydrogenase/sirohydrochlorin ferrochelatase, whose translation is MTYYPVCLNLKNKKCVVVGGGKVALRKVKSLVEAQAKVTVISPKFSTLFKELENKVTCLKEEYNSNHIKKDTFLVIAATNDKQFNAKIAGDANKLNLLINVVDSPEMCNFIVPATMVRGDLIISVSTSGKSPALARKIKEDLEIIYGTEYEALVDSLGKLRNKIKVEYKDEEERKLFWEKLLSLKNAHHEGTKTQKTRKIPCSQTSVLV